One genomic region from Gemmatimonadota bacterium encodes:
- a CDS encoding DUF4388 domain-containing protein — protein sequence MAIRGSLTEASLPDVLQLLAMGKKTGCLGLTYANNFGYIYFADGAISHASIVNRNLSTEEAVYLLFTWTQGTFNFEPGATPDEGVAMHSIDPQSLLLEGARRVDEWALIAKKIPTFDIVYAMDRHRMMAIERELTPEEEKLVPLIDGQRDVSALIAESKLGEFVTAKTLYGLLMTGYMMRVGVSTRARAPARTDDKATEHRNLGVAFYKTGMYEESQREFRRVDALRENDPEASFYLGLVALRQEQWPAAAHAFERYVTQQHTSRPAVFVNLAYAYEQMGEMDRARAAMADALSHGGRGDPLVQTNAAAMAVAARDYETADAALASARTLWGTRRPPPVWFHYAGLAAAMVNDLDRAIALLSEAVQVYPSYAVLWNNLAVAYEARGDFDDALRTLERGLIEDSTLPQLHRNFADSLQRDGRFDEAREAYRRAHTLDAQ from the coding sequence ATGGCGATCCGCGGAAGCCTCACCGAGGCGAGTCTCCCGGACGTGCTTCAGCTCCTCGCAATGGGGAAGAAGACCGGCTGCCTCGGCCTGACGTACGCCAACAACTTCGGCTACATCTACTTCGCCGACGGCGCCATCTCTCACGCGTCGATCGTCAACCGCAATCTCAGCACCGAAGAAGCGGTCTATCTTCTCTTCACATGGACGCAGGGCACGTTCAACTTCGAGCCTGGTGCGACTCCGGACGAAGGCGTGGCCATGCATTCCATAGATCCGCAATCGCTGCTCCTCGAAGGAGCGCGTCGCGTCGATGAGTGGGCGCTGATAGCAAAGAAGATCCCGACGTTCGACATCGTGTACGCCATGGATCGCCACCGCATGATGGCGATCGAGCGCGAGCTGACGCCGGAAGAGGAGAAGCTCGTTCCACTCATCGATGGCCAGCGGGATGTCAGCGCGCTCATCGCAGAGTCCAAGCTCGGCGAGTTCGTCACCGCGAAGACCCTGTACGGTCTGCTCATGACCGGCTACATGATGCGCGTGGGTGTAAGCACACGTGCGCGTGCGCCGGCGCGTACCGACGACAAGGCGACCGAGCACCGCAACCTCGGCGTCGCCTTCTACAAGACCGGAATGTACGAGGAGTCGCAGCGCGAGTTCCGGCGCGTCGACGCGTTGCGCGAGAACGATCCGGAAGCTTCGTTCTATCTCGGTCTCGTCGCCCTGAGGCAGGAGCAGTGGCCCGCGGCCGCACACGCATTCGAGCGATACGTGACACAACAGCACACGTCGCGCCCCGCGGTGTTCGTGAATCTCGCGTACGCATACGAGCAGATGGGTGAGATGGATCGCGCCCGCGCCGCGATGGCAGACGCGCTGTCCCATGGAGGTCGTGGCGACCCGCTGGTGCAGACCAACGCTGCTGCAATGGCCGTGGCGGCAAGAGATTACGAGACCGCCGACGCGGCGCTCGCCTCAGCTCGAACGCTGTGGGGAACACGCAGACCGCCGCCGGTGTGGTTTCACTATGCAGGCCTGGCCGCGGCGATGGTAAACGATCTCGATCGCGCGATAGCGCTGCTGAGCGAGGCGGTTCAGGTTTACCCGTCGTATGCAGTTCTGTGGAACAACCTCGCCGTGGCCTACGAGGCGCGCGGTGACTTCGACGACGCGCTGCGGACACTGGAGCGCGGGCTGATCGAGGATTCCACGCTCCCTCAACTGCATCGCAACTTTGCCGATTCGTTGCAACGCGATGGCCGATTTGACGAGGCCAGGGAAGCGTACCGTCGTGCGCACACCCTGGATGCCCAGTGA
- a CDS encoding chemotaxis protein CheC, with protein MSITDMQALSELQRDALREVANIGAAHAATALSLMTGTKIMISVPTITVAPLAELAPLISRSNEQIALVPMEMTGGLRGHTILAFPLVTAHKLASLMLTREVSSDATLSELEASALTEAGNILAGAYMTALSEFMKMRLMPSPPSLAVGPAREVLADTAWATGHTGGFVFCVETEFMIGQTDGSLPGYFLLLPDAGSLGAMLAAVRVA; from the coding sequence ATGAGCATCACCGACATGCAGGCACTCAGCGAGCTTCAGCGCGACGCGCTTCGTGAAGTCGCGAATATCGGCGCGGCCCACGCGGCAACGGCGCTCTCGCTGATGACCGGAACGAAGATCATGATCAGCGTGCCGACGATTACGGTCGCTCCACTGGCCGAGCTCGCTCCGCTCATCTCACGCTCCAACGAACAGATCGCCCTGGTCCCGATGGAGATGACCGGTGGTCTGCGTGGTCATACCATCCTGGCCTTCCCGCTCGTCACCGCACACAAGCTCGCGTCGTTGATGCTCACGCGCGAGGTTTCGTCCGATGCGACGCTGAGCGAGCTCGAGGCGTCGGCGCTGACGGAGGCGGGGAATATCCTTGCCGGTGCCTACATGACGGCGCTCAGCGAGTTCATGAAAATGCGGCTGATGCCCTCTCCACCCTCGCTCGCGGTCGGCCCCGCACGCGAAGTGCTGGCGGACACCGCGTGGGCGACCGGCCATACGGGCGGCTTTGTGTTCTGCGTCGAGACCGAATTCATGATAGGGCAGACTGACGGTTCGCTGCCTGGTTACTTTCTCTTGTTGCCCGATGCAGGCTCCCTGGGGGCCATGCTCGCGGCAGTCAGGGTTGCTTGA